The Lolium rigidum isolate FL_2022 chromosome 1, APGP_CSIRO_Lrig_0.1, whole genome shotgun sequence region TTTGATCAAATATATCATCTGCATTCAGAAGTTAGCAATCAGTCGGTCAGAGTAGAACAACAAACACAAGCATGCGACAGCCAAGAAAATGGCACTCACGTTCAGGTGGAGCGTCTCCAGTTGAGGTGCAGCATTTAAACAATGGGCCACTTGAAGAACTCCGTTATCGGGCTTTAGTTCGCTATGGCGGACAAATAATTGACAAGTTATATGCCTCAAACATGTAAACATGCCAAGCGATCTTGTTGTCATTTTCTGCAACTGAAACATGACAAGAAAAAATAAGATGATATTAGAACCCAGTTTTTCAAGAACTATGTGGTAAGCAAACAAGACTAGATGAATTAAAACCAGGTCACCTGTTCATATCCAAGTATATCAGCCCCCACGTGTAGTATCTTTACTGGCAAAATGCTTGGAACTAGAGTGAATATGCGGCCCAATCCTTTACCTCCTTTAAACATAGTTGTTGCGTTCTCTAATTTGGAGCAACCATGAAGTACTATAGGGATCTCTAGTCCTTTGTACTCAAAATGAGCAAGATCGGCAGCATGAAACTCAACCATCCTAACATATGTTTTGTCAATTAGCAAATgttgaagtttatcaagtttgtgTGGCATGCTTAAATTGGCCACACCAGAGCACTCGATGATCGATAAGTCCTCAAGTGCAGAACAATTTGCTAGCAACCCTCGTAGATCCCCAAATATCTGAACATATTGCAGAACAAGCCTTCTGAGTATGGAAAAGCCACGTACATCCGAGTGTGGCTTTATAGAAACATCAGCAAGAAACAAGGACTGCACAAAAGAGCTGCCTTGAACATCTAAGGCGTCAAGAGGAAAGTGGTGAACTACTTTGGACGGATAATTAATCATCTTCAGGTCAAACTCTATGACATTTGCCTTCGATGAAGCGGCAAAGGCAATCCACCTGTCAAGATGATCGAAGTCCTCCTTGTGCAGGCCACACCTGATGCTGAACTTATTGATTCCTATTCCACTATGTCGTTGGATAACCCAATTTACATCCTCAATGAAATTGTCTCTTTTTATTTTGATAAAATCATCAATGGCTTGTTCATCGGTGTCATCATACTCATCGGAGTCATAATCCAGATCATTGGGGCCATAAAAACACAGATTACTGTGAAATCTCCAGAGCATTCTCCAACTTCTTGCAACAATGCTTGTCCTCACCGCTTCTTTCAGTGGGAGAAGTGACATCACAACAGGTTGAATCTCCTGCGACAAGAAAGGACTCAAATATTTAGTAGGGTTGAATTTCAACTAAAATCTAATTAGTCTGCAGTTTAGTCAGTAATTACTCAAATCAAGAAACACATTGAGCTGAAACTGTATACACTGGAAAGAGAAATCTGACAAGATGCAAATTGCAACTTTTTAGTTTCAATTGGTGTTTTTACAGTATTCTTCGTAACAATCTTGCATGTACTCCACAATGCCGTTGCAGGTGTATAGAGGCAACCTCTGTGGGGGCGTCACCTTGGCAGAGGAAAAAGATAGTTGTGTGTGCTACTAGAGAGAATAAACAATTTCCTTTGTTTAGCTGTGAAAATCAGAAATTTTACTTAGTTCAATTGGCTGAAACATGGATGGCATGGTAATGAGAGTGGTAATGAGAGTGCACGTTTCGCGATGCCCCGGAAACTACTGATCATATGTATACTCACTACCCTCTAGCCAAGTGCCGGTGGAGTAAATAGTCTATTGTTAATTTCGGTGCAATTCCATTACTGTTTTGACTTATCAGCCATGTCCTCCTTGGATTTTGTATGTTTGGAAAATAGGGAACAAAGCAAGTTTTTCAAGTAATCTTTCTGAGAATCCTACCAATGTGTCTTCTTCCGCGATTTGAGGAGgatgaatctatgggctgggttaCAGATATAAGAAGAACATTCAGCAGGCAGCCTTGCAACTGTCGAGACgatcagaaaaaaaaaagcagatcGATGGCACATTTTGTGGTGTCCTGACGAAGCCTTTAGTTTGCTGGTTTTCTTAATGTCAGCCGGGAGTAGTGCACCGATTCTCCTCTCTCTCTAGCAGCTCGGTCAAGCTGATACCATATCCGTCTAGCAAACAACTGGAGCAAGAGACCCAAAGTCCCTAAGCATTGAGCGTTGCTTTAAAATGAAAATCGTGAACTACACAAAAGAACACCAGATTTTTTGCCCTAAGAAGTTCACATCGAAGGCTATTTTTTATACACACTGATTGGATCCTGAGGGTATTAGTGACATGCTTAAGCTAGATTTTACTTTCCCTGCCTGCTGGAAACAAAGATGGACCGGCCAGCGGAACGGTTTTCAGTCAATTTCTCTAATTCCTCTGTTTAAAGATAATTGATTCCCTTGCAAATTTATATGGAATACGATACATGCCAAAAAAGAAAGATAAACAATTTCATTTGGTTAGTTGTGAGCATCAGAATTTCGACTCCGGGCATTTCGCTGAGACATGGATGGCATAGTACTACAGAGTGCATATTTTATGGCGCCCCAGAAACTATTGGCCATCTGTATATTTACTATCCTCTAGCCAAGTACCTGTGGAGTTGTTGTTTCTACCTATCAGTCTTGTACTTGTCAGATTTTGCAGTTTCCTGTTTCAGAACGCAATTTAGTAGCGCTATGGATTAGCTTGCTCATTTGGGGGCTGTTTGGAAAACAAGGAACAAGGCATGTTTCCTGGGGATTTTGTACTAATGTGCCTTTTCCAATTTGTGGAGGGATGAATCGATGAGCTGGCTTACACAAGGCCGAACACAGGGAACACATTCAGGCAACCTGTATCATCTGTATGCGTTCGAACCAAAACGATTTATGTAACAAAAGTAGGGGGTATCGCTCCGTTTTACCCAAGTTATAATGTGTGTAGAGGCTCATTCAGCAGGAAGTTTGGTGTAAAATTAGTTCGTTGATGTGATATTCCTCGGGAAGGTTGAATCTTGAGGGAAACGGTGATGTTTAAGCAAGATTTCCTTTCTCCTTCTGGAGAAGAAAAGGAAGGGATTGGCGGAACGGAAGTTACCTCAGGAAGGTTCTCCATCCGGAAGGACGGCTCGCCGCCGACGCTGCGCTGGTGCTCCAGCCTGCTCAGCTTCCCCGCCGGCGCATCCTCATCCATCGGCTGCAGGCAAGGAGGAACGACGCGGCAGGTTAATGGACAAACAGACTCCGCAATCAATCCATCGGGAATGCCCAGAGGAGAGGCGAGGTTAGAGGATGGGAGTGCTGCTTACTGGATGATTTAGATCCAATTGAGGACGACGAGGAGCTGCTTGGTCTCCTCTGGCTCCGGCCATTGCTGCTGCAAGATCGGCCATAGCTCAGTCCGCTTACCCTTTTGGTGCCAACGGGACGCTCTGCAGTGTGAAGTGGAGGCTCGGCTAGGTACACGCCCCACTGCCCCAGTCCCAGCAATCTTCTCGAGTGTAGAAGAAACTAACCTACTCCTACGAGAACTTCCTAGAGAGAGTGCGTCTAA contains the following coding sequences:
- the LOC124701666 gene encoding uncharacterized protein LOC124701666, whose product is MAGARGDQAAPRRPQLDLNHPPMDEDAPAGKLSRLEHQRSVGGEPSFRMENLPEEIQPVVMSLLPLKEAVRTSIVARSWRMLWRFHSNLCFYGPNDLDYDSDEYDDTDEQAIDDFIKIKRDNFIEDVNWVIQRHSGIGINKFSIRCGLHKEDFDHLDRWIAFAASSKANVIEFDLKMINYPSKVVHHFPLDALDVQGSSFVQSLFLADVSIKPHSDVRGFSILRRLVLQYVQIFGDLRGLLANCSALEDLSIIECSGVANLSMPHKLDKLQHLLIDKTYVRMVEFHAADLAHFEYKGLEIPIVLHGCSKLENATTMFKGGKGLGRIFTLVPSILPVKILHVGADILGYEQLQKMTTRSLGMFTCLRHITCQLFVRHSELKPDNGVLQVAHCLNAAPQLETLHLNMIYLIKYGQMSHQVAVQEEDSPMRRHDHLKTVCMSGFRLYKAQKKLAFSILENASVLEQMQLEPRVKVVADKAAICYMLNDRVERKFVPQVCEWARLASLRFGKVVTAPSE